The genome window CCCAGTTAAATGATTATGTAATAACGTGTGtgctcatttctcatttctttccatctcttgTCTTTTTGCTCTCAGATCGCTGATCCCTCTGTTTGACGATGACACTGGTCTGCTCGTACTGGCTGGCATGGTAAGATGTAGCTGAATGTCCCTTTGTTGTGCATTCTGTCAGGTAAAAACTTAAAGGAATGAGTtgaatattaaatgtttatgcCTGAAAGGTTTGGTGTAGTTGCGCCACAGTCAGGAATTCGGCAGATTTGGCAGTTTTGTACTTTAAAGGCCGTTTCTCCAGTGCATCATGTTTGATTTActgttctctctcacacaggGAGACACCGTGGTTGATTGCTTTGAAGTGTCTACCTCTGAGCCTTTTCTCTCGCAAGGTGAAGCCTGGTCATCTGTTGTCTGTCAGATTTTTATAGCTACCCCTCCTAGCATCTGATCGCCCTCTCTTATTTTGCTCTCTACATTTGCTCTCTGCAGTGAGCCACTGTCTGACAGACACCTCGACACGAGGAGCTGCCATGGTGCCCAAGCTGGCGATGGATGTCATGTCCTGCGAAGTGATGTGCGTGctacagctgacagacagctgcattGTGCCAATCAGCTATCAGGTCCCTCgtaaggtgtgtttgtgcacagcaCTACTGAAATGCCAGCatgaaacacatgcatgaaatgTACATGTTTGCATCggtgttttcatgcatgcataTCTGCGTGTGCTGCGACGTCTTCCAGCATTCAGGCCACGAGTTTCATGAAGACCTTTACCCGGATACGGTGGGCACAACTCCAGCCATGTCTGCTGAGGAGTGGTGGCAGGGAGGGAACAAGCAGGTACAAAATCTCCACCCGGTCTACTGGCCTATCTGGTCTTCACACTGTACGGGTGCCTCAAACAATCACCTCTGTTTGTCCTCAGGTGGAGAGGGTCAGCCTCCACCCAGACAAGCAGCCCAAACTGAAGGCTCCACCCGCAAAGCAGACGCCTGCAAAGAAGGAGCTGGCGAGTGGGGGGAGCAAGGAggtgagagacacacacgctGACTGTCCATCAGGAATAATGGTACTCAATCCAAAATGTGCGGCTGTAAAATCTTGAGTTTATGTTACTTTGACAAGTTAACAGCCACCCTGCTGTTCTACAGGATCCGGCTCATGGCTGCTCTACCTCCAGCAGTCCTCTGAGCACCCCCAGCAGCAGCGCTGCCCCGTcccgctctccctcctccacctccggCCTCTCCTCGGGCTTCCTCCCCAGCCCAAGTCCCAGCCAAAGCGCCAAGGCCATCCACAGCCTGCTgggtatgaacacacacacgcacacacacacctgaaatctctctctcttcatcagggaatcatttaaatgtgttaattcaTAATTATCTCTGATCCAGGGCAAACCTCCAAGTTCCGCCACATCCAGGGTGCAGTGATGCACCGGGACACACACATCACCAACCTGCGTGGCCTCAACCTGACTACACCAGGCGAGTGTGACGGCTTCTGTGTCAACCCCCAGCGTGTGGCAGTGCCGCTCGCCATCTCCGGGGGCCAGATCGGCGTCTTTGAGGTACGACCAAGGCTTGAAATGTAGCTAAAAATTGTTGTCGTCATGTTGATGTAGACAAACTGCGGTTGGGCTCCATGTTGAGCGtgactttttttccttcaaactTCAAAGACTTTGGAAAATgagactgctgtgtgttttcttctcctgtcCTCAGCGCTCTCAGCCTGGCAGACTACCGGACACAGCCCTGCCCACCATCCAGAACTCTGTAAATGTGGTCGACTTCTCTTGGGACCCCTTTGACACACACCGGCTTGCTGTGGGTAAGTGAACACATGTGCTGTAGAGATGTGAGCATTTGCGGATGGATGTTGTACTGACTGCTTATTGTCTGTCCTGataagtgtgtgagtgtgatttgatgtgtctgtctctgtgccagCTGGTGACGATGCAAAGATCCGGGTGTGGCAGGTACCAGAGGGAGGCCTGAAAGAGACCCTGACTGAGCCTGAGTTCATCTTGCAAGGTAAGACAGGGCCCACTTAGTGAAATCGGCCGTATCAGGACACACAACTATTCATGCAGCACAAAGTCTTGCAGGTATAAAAACCGACAGTGCATCAGTGTGAATTGTTTCAtgtaaaagacagaagaaactAATGATTGTTACAATCAAAGTCAagttgattgacagctgctgtgACCCCTCATAGGCCACACGGAGAAGATTTACTCCATCAAGTTCCACCCTCTGGCCAGCGGCCTGCTGGTGTCTTCATCCTACGATTTCACAGTCAGACTGTGGAACCTGGACAGCCAAGATCAGGTCAAAGTGCTCACTGGACACGAGGACCAGGTGGGTGACCAAGATTCATGCCTTGATGAAAATTGTGGAATAGAAAACATAAGGATTTGGGTATATATTGGTTTGCCGACACATACTGAGGTGAATACATCAGCTCTTCCTTTTagctttcttcttcctcttcctcgttTTCTCTTGTGGGTTATATTCAGGTCTTCGGCATGGCGTGGAGCCCAGATGGCAAGCTCCTGGCCACTGTGTGCAAAGATGGGAAAGTTCGCATCTATGACCCCCGCAAGTCCACTGAACCAGTGCAGGTATGTGCAGCACATTGGAGAATATGGGAGGATGCAAGAAAAAGAAGGTGGGATTTGTCTTTAGGTGTTTATTATATGCCCGTGTAACAGCTCAGTTAAGATCATCCTTTCTTGATCCCACAGAGAAGAAATTCAGCAGCACAATGACAGAAACAAGTACAGATAGATAAAGACACTAAATGACGAATCATTATGagtacattaaattaaaaaatggcaGCACACAAACAGTAGCCAGACCAGTATTGTGTGTACGATGTCTCCTcttatattcatatttcatttaatttaacaagACATTAATTAATCATAATAGAGCCTAATTTggtgaagaaaaacaaccaaaacaaaatatcttcataatttttaaaacaaatattttatttatttgtttttttacacaatAGTGTGTCACTGCTTTGTGAAAGTACTAAGCTGCCGAAACAGTGAGTTAGAATATAAAAGAGGCATggtcagacaggaagcaaatgaaaaaagcaCAGGTCCCTTCAATATTAAATCTTTAATTaaagcatatttttaaatactgtttgtcttgttttttcagGAGGGCCCAGGTCCTGAGGGCCACAGGGGAGCTCGtgcagtgtgggtgtgtgagggAAAGTTCCTGTTGGTGTCAGGATTTGACAGGTACTGaacatgacaaagacaaatacGCAATATGCAAAAATACATCAGCTCACCGCTGGCTCCTTCTTGTCGTCCTTCTTCAGTCGCAGTGAGAGAGGACTCTACCTGTACTCTGCTGACTCCCTGTCCTCTGGAGCCATAGCCAGCGCCCTCGTGGACATCTCCCCCTCTACCCTCATCCCTTTTTACGACCCCGACACCAGTGTGATCATCCTCACTGGAAAagtaagcaaataaaaaaaatacatacatatatagttGAATGTAAGTAACATTTGAAACCAAACTGAGATCAAAATAAGGATTCGATGTAAGCTGCGTGTCATGTGTTTTCCAGGGTGATACCAGGGTGCACATTTATGAGATCATTCCTGATGCTCCGCACTTTATTGAGTGCAGCAGTTTTAACTCTCCTGAGCCACATAAGGTATTGAGCTGAAAGCCCTCTtactttctgtcagttttttatattttgtcagTCACCATGCATCtgcacacagggacacacagtCAATACGTGACTTTTCCTGTCTGCAGGGCTTGGCCTTCCTGCCCAAGACAGAGTGCAATGTGCGCGAAGTGGAGATAGCTGTGGGACTGATGCTCAGCAAGACGACCATCGAGCCAGTGGCCTTCAGAGTGCCACGGGTGAAGGTGAGCCAACTACACCACCTAGTGGACAAGTGCTTCTTCCTGATGGTTGCTTCTTATAAACGGCTCTGGCTTTAACAATAGGaggtgtaactgtgtgtgtgactctgggTTCTGCAGAAAGAGTTTTTCCAGGACGACgtgtacacagacacagcagtgtgTTGGGAACCGGCGCTGACCGCCTCCGCCTGGCTGTCTGGCTCCAACGGCCAACACAAAAAGATCAGCCTGAAGCCTAAAGACATGACGCCAGGTGTGGACAAAGACCAGTCAGTCACATGATGCAACCTTGTTTAACATAGCTGTCGACCGAGATGAAAGTGCATACCACtacagtctgtgtgtcagtATTGGATCCTGGTTTGACGCTgtgtgcgttttttttttttatgtttttagtgAGTGAGGCCCCCAAAGAGGCTCCAGTGAGGAAATACCTGCCCTCGTCTGTTTACCTGGAGGAGAAGACTGATgagcagaagaaagaggaggtgaggatgagctgaacatgttcatgttttgtgaGGTCTTTCCATAGTCCTGCGTTTAGGATGTCAGTAAAACATATTACAAATtagaggtacttgtactttacttgagtttttccattttatgcaactttatacttcgCCCACCACTGCTTGCACACGCAGTAGTTGCTGAATAGAAGTAGCTGTGATTTTCTGATATGTTTTGACGCTGCCTGTGTGTATCCGTGGCCCAGCTGCTCAGCGCCATGGTGGCTAAGTTGGGGAACATGGACGACCCCCTGCCGCAGGAGTCCTTTGAGGGGGTCGACGAGGACGAGTGGGTGAGTGAACGTGACGGAAACAGCTGTG of Chelmon rostratus isolate fCheRos1 chromosome 17, fCheRos1.pri, whole genome shotgun sequence contains these proteins:
- the LOC121620284 gene encoding coronin-7-like isoform X3, producing the protein MNRFKTSKFKNTTPKIAKKDGWINNVRAGSFSCQGNHIKASSKLVAFNTEQAGGGMLGLSSVKPGSDGQWTVTQISCHSDLVTDMDFSPFDESLLATCSGDETVKLWRLCDPEVQQHSSPELTLYPGQGRLELVLFHPTSSGLLAVGATNSPMIWDTGRQDAPLAVLEQHSDQLQSLSWKQDGSLLASSCKDKMLRVFDPRAQLTPVQSAKSLQSNKDSRILWTKDDFLVTTGFDMMRSREVRLWDRRKLSSSLSSVSLGTSSGSLIPLFDDDTGLLVLAGMGDTVVDCFEVSTSEPFLSQVSHCLTDTSTRGAAMVPKLAMDVMSCEVMCVLQLTDSCIVPISYQVPRKHSGHEFHEDLYPDTVGTTPAMSAEEWWQGGNKQVERVSLHPDKQPKLKAPPAKQTPAKKELASGGSKEDPAHGCSTSSSPLSTPSSSAAPSRSPSSTSGLSSGFLPSPSPSQSAKAIHSLLGQTSKFRHIQGAVMHRDTHITNLRGLNLTTPGECDGFCVNPQRVAVPLAISGGQIGVFERSQPGRLPDTALPTIQNSVNVVDFSWDPFDTHRLAVAGDDAKIRVWQVPEGGLKETLTEPEFILQGHTEKIYSIKFHPLASGLLVSSSYDFTVRLWNLDSQDQVKVLTGHEDQVFGMAWSPDGKLLATVCKDGKVRIYDPRKSTEPVQEGPGPEGHRGARAVWVCEGKFLLVSGFDSRSERGLYLYSADSLSSGAIASALVDISPSTLIPFYDPDTSVIILTGKGDTRVHIYEIIPDAPHFIECSSFNSPEPHKGLAFLPKTECNVREVEIAVGLMLSKTTIEPVAFRVPRVKKEFFQDDVYTDTAVCWEPALTASAWLSGSNGQHKKISLKPKDMTPVSEAPKEAPVRKYLPSSVYLEEKTDEQKKEELLSAMVAKLGNMDDPLPQESFEGVDEDEWAKYLAQIVVMGAQVVGRAFARALRQEYAASQAAAQARNRSGQQSAAASSITGMSLQEAQQILNVSTLSPEEIQKNYEHLFKVNDKSVGGSFYLQSKVVRAKERLDEELNIQTEEKSQNRET
- the LOC121620284 gene encoding coronin-7-like isoform X1 — translated: MNRFKTSKFKNTTPKIAKKDGWINNVRAGSFSCQGNHIKASSKLVAFNTEQAGGGMLGLSSVKPGSDGQWTVTQISCHSDLVTDMDFSPFDESLLATCSGDETVKLWRLCDPEVQQHSSPELTLYPGQGRLELVLFHPTSSGLLAVGATNSPMIWDTGRQDAPLAVLEQHSDQLQSLSWKQDGSLLASSCKDKMLRVFDPRAQLTPVQSAKSLQSNKDSRILWTKDDFLVTTGFDMMRSREVRLWDRRKLSSSLSSVSLGTSSGSLIPLFDDDTGLLVLAGMGDTVVDCFEVSTSEPFLSQVSHCLTDTSTRGAAMVPKLAMDVMSCEVMCVLQLTDSCIVPISYQVPRKHSGHEFHEDLYPDTVGTTPAMSAEEWWQGGNKQVERVSLHPDKQPKLKAPPAKQTPAKKELASGGSKEDPAHGCSTSSSPLSTPSSSAAPSRSPSSTSGLSSGFLPSPSPSQSAKAIHSLLGQTSKFRHIQGAVMHRDTHITNLRGLNLTTPGECDGFCVNPQRVAVPLAISGGQIGVFERSQPGRLPDTALPTIQNSVNVVDFSWDPFDTHRLAVAGDDAKIRVWQVPEGGLKETLTEPEFILQGHTEKIYSIKFHPLASGLLVSSSYDFTVRLWNLDSQDQVKVLTGHEDQVFGMAWSPDGKLLATVCKDGKVRIYDPRKSTEPVQEGPGPEGHRGARAVWVCEGKFLLVSGFDSRSERGLYLYSADSLSSGAIASALVDISPSTLIPFYDPDTSVIILTGKGDTRVHIYEIIPDAPHFIECSSFNSPEPHKGLAFLPKTECNVREVEIAVGLMLSKTTIEPVAFRVPRVKKEFFQDDVYTDTAVCWEPALTASAWLSGSNGQHKKISLKPKDMTPVSEAPKEAPVRKYLPSSVYLEEKTDEQKKEELLSAMVAKLGNMDDPLPQESFEGVDEDEWDD